The Candidatus Poribacteria bacterium genome includes a window with the following:
- a CDS encoding DEAD/DEAH box helicase has translation MLYKGLQLDPFQEEAIHAIDRNHSVLVTAPTGAGKTVLAEYAIEKCMEMDRRVIYTAPIKALSNQKYRDFYGVYGDRVGIVTGDVVLNQSAQVLLMTTEIFRNTIFDDITRLEDVEYVIFDEIHYINDIERGTVWEESIIFAPQNIKFVCLSATIPNIAQFAEWMRTVREVEINVIEELERPVPLEHHLYLEGYGIGNLEALQQIQESIIYDRDDFHDIDEDSDNLDEGETLEDRLRDYLIQEDLIAYIQHQHKFPCLYFCFSRKVCEQNAAHYATQNFLTSEQRKEILRLFDLLCTQYNIRNERNIQAFRRLVSKGIAYHHAGMLPTLKEVVERLFTSGLIQLLFTTETFAVGINMPACTVVFESLEKYDGVNFRYLKAREYHQMSGRAGRRGIDPVGYVYARIFPKFAHFESVKRILSGKIEPIESQFNLSYSSILNLYEKYGGDIYDVCTQSLSNFQNLGRVDKTEAQIQHTSATLKKLSEPTCIHDGVDGFDQVGSYNHLQDQIIEQRRHLKTERRALKRKGGKRKHRKALRQNFIRAERRLQHIASTKNENLCHNCKQFKSCDQSYRKIIQAENRIEKLQNRKALLESYQRKQIASRLKILKELGYTDTSGLLGRGQMASQIYGYEVQVTQLFFKGYFEKLSEDELNVLAMAIVCEDKKDWGYYRKLEDKKIKRLLRTVDKEIEAIRILEEKYQVDPVTPKLVTKLSAAMLAWSQGCEFETLPQYVNLADGDFVRAFRLVIDLLRQVRRAAVGHDALLDKVDRCLDKINRDVIDAERQLRAGQEAL, from the coding sequence ATGCTTTACAAGGGGCTACAATTAGATCCGTTTCAGGAGGAGGCGATTCATGCCATAGATCGGAATCACTCCGTACTTGTCACTGCCCCGACGGGAGCAGGCAAAACCGTGCTTGCCGAATATGCCATCGAAAAATGTATGGAGATGGATCGTCGCGTGATTTATACGGCACCGATTAAAGCACTGAGCAACCAGAAGTATCGAGATTTCTATGGGGTTTATGGCGATCGTGTTGGAATTGTCACGGGCGATGTAGTGCTAAACCAATCGGCTCAAGTGCTGTTGATGACAACGGAAATTTTCCGCAATACAATCTTTGATGATATTACCCGCTTAGAAGATGTAGAATACGTTATTTTCGATGAAATCCACTATATAAACGATATTGAACGTGGGACAGTTTGGGAAGAGAGCATCATTTTTGCCCCTCAGAATATCAAATTTGTCTGTTTGAGTGCGACAATCCCGAACATCGCCCAATTCGCTGAATGGATGCGCACGGTCCGAGAGGTTGAGATTAACGTTATTGAGGAACTGGAACGCCCCGTTCCTTTGGAGCACCACCTTTATTTGGAAGGATACGGCATCGGTAATCTTGAGGCACTGCAACAGATCCAAGAGTCTATAATCTATGACCGTGACGATTTCCACGACATCGACGAAGACTCCGATAATCTCGATGAGGGTGAAACGCTTGAAGATAGGTTACGCGATTATCTCATTCAGGAAGATCTAATTGCCTACATTCAACACCAGCACAAGTTCCCTTGTCTCTATTTCTGTTTTAGTCGCAAGGTTTGCGAGCAAAATGCAGCGCATTATGCCACACAGAATTTCCTGACCTCCGAACAACGAAAAGAAATTCTTCGTCTGTTCGATCTGTTATGTACGCAATATAATATCCGAAACGAACGTAATATCCAAGCCTTCCGTCGCCTTGTTTCTAAAGGAATTGCATACCATCATGCGGGTATGCTGCCGACCTTGAAAGAGGTAGTCGAACGACTGTTCACCTCTGGGCTGATTCAACTACTTTTCACAACGGAAACCTTTGCGGTTGGCATTAATATGCCGGCGTGCACGGTTGTTTTTGAGAGTTTAGAAAAATATGATGGCGTTAATTTCCGCTACCTGAAAGCGCGTGAGTATCATCAGATGTCGGGACGGGCTGGACGACGTGGTATTGATCCAGTTGGCTATGTTTATGCACGCATTTTTCCAAAATTTGCGCATTTTGAGAGTGTCAAACGGATCCTCTCAGGCAAAATTGAACCGATTGAAAGCCAGTTCAACCTCTCATATTCAAGTATCCTGAATCTTTATGAAAAATATGGAGGCGATATTTACGATGTATGCACCCAAAGCCTGAGTAACTTCCAAAACCTTGGGCGGGTGGACAAGACAGAAGCACAGATTCAACATACATCCGCAACCCTAAAAAAACTCTCTGAACCAACCTGTATTCATGACGGTGTTGATGGATTTGATCAGGTTGGCAGCTATAACCATCTTCAAGACCAGATCATCGAACAGCGCAGACATCTGAAAACGGAACGCCGTGCACTCAAGCGAAAAGGGGGGAAGCGAAAACATCGGAAAGCTCTACGTCAAAATTTCATCCGGGCTGAACGTCGGCTGCAGCACATTGCATCCACAAAAAATGAAAATCTCTGTCATAACTGCAAACAATTCAAAAGCTGCGACCAAAGCTACCGCAAAATCATACAAGCTGAGAATCGGATTGAGAAACTTCAAAATAGGAAAGCCTTGCTTGAAAGTTATCAGCGAAAACAGATTGCGTCGCGCTTGAAAATTCTCAAAGAACTTGGATATACCGATACCTCCGGATTACTCGGTCGAGGCCAGATGGCTTCGCAAATTTACGGCTACGAAGTACAGGTAACGCAACTCTTTTTCAAAGGTTATTTTGAAAAATTGAGTGAAGACGAGCTCAATGTCCTAGCAATGGCAATTGTTTGTGAGGACAAAAAGGACTGGGGATACTATAGAAAGCTCGAAGATAAAAAGATTAAAAGGCTACTGCGCACAGTAGACAAGGAAATCGAAGCAATCCGGATATTGGAGGAAAAGTACCAGGTTGATCCGGTGACACCCAAGCTAGTAACGAAGTTGAGCGCAGCGATGCTTGCGTGGAGTCAAGGTTGTGAGTTTGAGACGCTGCCCCAATACGTAAACTTAGCTGACGGCGACTTTGTGCGAGCGTTTCGACTCGTAATAGATTTGCTCCGGCAGGTACGCCGAGCAGCGGTCGGACATGATGCACTACTGGATAAGGTAGATCGGTGCCTCGACAAAATCAACCGTGACGTGATAGACGCTGAACGTCAGTTGCGCGCTGGTCAGGAGGCGTTATGA